aAGGTTAAATGTTTTGGTCTGGTGTAAACACCGGATGCAGATAAATTCTTTCATTCGAAAAATACTTTTCACTCTAGAACTGAAACCGGAAAGTCATTTTCAGGAAAATGACTTCCATCAAACCAAATAAACCAGAATTTGAAGCATTCCAAATACCTGCAATCCTCCTCCCATTCTAATTTGTTTGTGTTGTTTTTACTTGACAcataatttaagaaagtaaatatgTAAGACTTCTGAATCGTGTTAGCCAAAAAAGTAAAGTTAAATTTTTGAACGGACTATAAAGAAaactaagacaaacaaattgaaatggatgGAGTATTTACTTAGGGGTGTGGACCTTTTTTTTGGTATTCAATCAGAAGGTTATTTTGCCTGTCCATTGATTTTGTAAGGGAATAAGAAGATATTACTCtgtttgtctcattttatgtgaagtTATTTGACGGAATACTAagtctaaaaaagaaaagactgaCTTCTGGAAacggtcttaaacatgtcatgccGTTTCTGTACGGCTATAAAATCAGgtcattaagagtaaaatggaaaatttaaaGCTAAATTGGTTATGCTTCTTCtcgaaataaattaaaaaggaaagagcATACTCAGATGAtcataaaatggaacggagaGAGTAGTATCTTATGATCTCTGAGCAAGGAAGCATGAAATTGAAGTAGAACAATCGATAATAAGGCAATACAAAATGCATCATTAGCTTTTACTAATGCAGTCATCAAGAAGAATATTATCTATCAATCTACGCGTTATTAGATAACGCCACTAATGCTACTAAATGAGAAATGTTGCTGTTTGTATCtcaaaatgaagtttgaatgtttGTAAATTTTCACTTTTAACTTCAGGGCTGTTAACAAAGGCTTCTTATTCAAGCACTTCTTATGATGCTACAAGATCAGTCAGCAAGAAGAATTTCTTAGAGGACACTTTCTCTTATAAGATAAACGGTACAAACCATACAAGTTTGTATTTTAGAGATAAATGGTTGCTTGATGCCTCTGACGATGAATATGGAGGAGTACTCGTCAATGCAGATAGACTACCATCTGATCCCGACAAATTTACCTTTGTGCTTCGTGCATCTCTCTCTCATTGGAAAGTGAAGGTACTTCATTTCCACCAACTACTATACTGTACTAGTCTCAAATTTCAAGACTCGATTTCTTGTCTGGTGTTGATTAATACACGAGTGAAAGCCACCGcgtttcatattttttcttattattttatagacaACTCTTATGCCAGTAGGAAATTCAGAGAACTTGTACTTTTCATAGCCTGGTGAATTCATATAGACAGAACCCCAATTTGTTTAGGAATGAGGCATAGTAATTTTTGGTGTATTGAAAGTAAACTTATATAACACCTTTTGCTCATTGATGGCCCCCGATGATGCAGGGGAAGAAGGGAGTTTGGCTTAAGCTACCATTGGAAAAATGTGATCTAGTTCCTGTTGCAGTAAAGGTATTTCCTTTTTGTTGATGAATTGTAGTAAAGGTATTTCGTACCATCACTTTACCCAAATCGATACAGGAAATTACTCAATCGTTTAACTTTTCTTTGTTATCTCAGGCTAGTAGTGATTGTCTCATTACTCAAAGAATACGTTGATATAAATACATGAAGAGAATAAGCTAACTGTGCTACACAATAATATACAGCTCTAGTAATTTTGTAAGAATCGAACTCTAAATTTTGTAGGAAGGATTTCAATACCATCATGCAGAAAGAGGATATGTTATGATGACTTATTGGATTCCGGAGGAACCCTGTATGCTTCCTTCGAATGCATCGCATCAAGTTGGAGTTGGGGGTTTTGTGATCAACGATAAAAATGAGGTGTGTGTTTTTCTGTTTGCAATGCCTTCCTAATTAGTAGTAATATTTATGAGCTTCTAAATTCTCTGTGTAGTCTCTTAGGCTAATAAATTCTTGCTTTAGGTGCTTGTCGTGCAAGAGAAACATTTTACGCCGGCTCTTTCAGGCTTATGGAAAATACCAACTGGTTTTATTCATGAGGTATGTTCCTCTATTGCAAtttcaccttaccattttggtTCTTTTGACTTGGTTAAAGATTGAAGCATGGAACTGTATACTTACTCGGTTTAGTTTTTACGTCAAACTCAGTCCGAGGAGATTTTTACAGGAATTGTGAGAGAAGTGCAGGAGGAAACTGGCGTAAGCAATTTTCACTTAAACATATCGCCTTCCTAATTTAGCAACACATAACGACCAATCGTTATCTAAGcgatgtttttttcttttctcattacTTTTTCCAGATTGATACTGAATTTGTGGAGGTTATGGCTTTCAGGTAACACAATTCTTCCTCTTCAAATAACTTATGagtttatcatatatattacaCCTTTTTATCGATAGGAAGAGTTGTATTAGAAATCTTATAAGAACACAAAATGCTGATACCATAAGTATCTGAACAACTTGGCTCAGACACAGAGTATGTGGAGTTGCTATTCGCTAGATTTCACCGTCTCCTTTAGGATATTTCAAGCTTTATTCAACTTCTTCAGGCATGTTCACGATGTGGCCTTTCAAAAGTCAGATTTGTTCTTTGTCTGCCTGTTAAGACCCCTGTTAAAACAGATCATGATTGATGATCTAGAAATTCAGGATGCTAAGGTAAGCATATCGTATTGGGTAATACTCACCTGATGAGCTAGcgtttgaggttgagttagacTTTAAGTCTGCAGCTTTATGCGACTTAGCATTTACTCGAgctgtcttttcttttttcaatgcAGTGGATGCCTCTAGTTGAGTTTGTGGAGCAACCTCTAATCCAAGAAGACGATATgttcaagaaaataattgacATTTTCATCGCTAGACTAGGGAAGCGGTACTGCGGATTGTCTGTCCATCAACTGGTTTCCAAGTTTGATGACAAACTTTCTACATTGTACTTTAACACAGTTGATGATCCAAATTTGAACTGTCAAGCCAGTTAGCATCACAATCTGTATTGTTTTGTGTATATGTGTAATCAATAGGTTATGGATTCTGtaaatatactttaaaattattcaaaagaACTTGTTACAGGGAGGTAACTGTCatatgattttctttctttataatttgtatattaGGTTTCTGTATCGGATGTTTGCACCAAACCAAAAAATGCATCACACAAGTAACTCTCATTCacattattattagttttttcACTATAATTTTTAACTGCCAAGGTTAAATGTTTTGTTCTGGTGTAAACACTGGATGCAAAAAATACTTTTCACTCTAGAACtgaaacctgaaagtcattttTCAGGAAAATGACTTATGTCATACCAAATAAACCAGAATTTGGAGCATTTCGAAAACCTGAAATCCAACTACAACTAGACAGCAGGCCGATGTAACAAGCTAGAATAGTCCTAAGTAAGTGAAAAATCAACTTTTGAGTTGAGAATTTTTGATATGGTTGACTTTGGTTAATATTATGAGTTTTGAGCGTCGTATGGGAATTCCATCAATTTTATTGAGTCTAGAACGTCGAGTTTTCTCTATTAAGATGATAGGTTAGAGTCCCGAGATCTTAAATTGTGATTTGGATATTTAGataaaaagttgaatttttggCCTAGATGGGTTCCGAGGGGGTATTTTGGTTATAaccatatattttttgaaaatcgaCAATTTCATTGATTCCAAAACATGCTTTAAGATAAATTTGCACTATTGGTTCATGTTTATAGGATTCCGAATGAGTTTCAAGGATCAAAAGGATGTTTTCAAGGTTGCTTGTATACACTTTAAGTGGCGATAAAATAGACTTTTGCGACGACAAATGGGTTTTAGTAAGGAAATAGCTGAGTTAAACATCTATTCTAACCCATTCgtatttttgacattttcaGAGCTAGAAAAGTCAGTTTGAGGTGATTTTTGATGCGTTTTTCTTTCATGATCATTGTATGTATATCTAACCCTATTTTACTCTTTCCCCCAAAATATCCCTTTCATATTTCATGATTTCTATCCATTAAGTTGAGATTTTAAACCCTAAAGTAGAGAAATCGAAAATTGTTGATTTGGAGGTCGATTTGGAAtgagttttaattgattttCGGAATTTAAGGTCCTTGTATtgtgggtaaactgattttgacAAAGTTTTCCTgaaatttctcatttttgaCTGCATTTTAAATGTGAGTTCTGGTTTTTTCTCCTAAAGTTGAAAAAGTTGTAAAATTCTTGATTAGAGCTCGATTCTTGCTTGTTTTAAATGAGTTTTTCAACCACGAACTCCTTTTGGCTTGTAGAACTTGATTTTCAactaaaaatttgattttacccttattatttCCGTAGCaatttttgaactattttacCTCAATTTCAATCCTATCAATATGGGTATCATTGAACTCATTAGCCCGTATTTGAGCAATATAATGTTATTGAGCAGTAGACTGAGGTAGGGGGGTCCAGCCCAACCTCATATGGTTCCCAACAGCGCTTCGATGCTTCAGGAGTCAATAGTCAGGTTATTGGCTAGATTGGATTAGATCAAGTCAAATCAGTACCACAACCATCTCAACAACTCAATACCAAATCAATACGAAATGCAATGCAATACAATGGCCAAAATCCTATATACACAGCAGCTTTCTTGGTAAGATaatcgggacccatgggggactcgcaAAGGTCCATATACCAGCACAAACGGTCTCTACATGCTTGTGCTGATAATCTCAATGTACTatcacaaaatcaaacaatcTCCGGCACaaacgatctccacgtgccccaCTCATAAACATAAAACCATTGCAACATGGACTATCTCCACGTGCTCAAGCCTTACTCATATTCAATCTTATATTCATGAATGTGCATAATATAATATCAACTTATTAGGAGATGATGATTCATctcatttcaatcaaatatacATATAGGAGCTCATGAAGAAAATATAAACACACAAAAAGTAATCAAGTTcaccaaattcaaatatatataattttaaaagtttattttatacGTAAAGATATTtactttgaatattttttaaatatttcttatattttttcatagtttttatcttttaatatattatttcatgtttgaaagttagaattcctaatggtccaataaagattatagtccatagatgttAGTAGTCttctatatataaaatgagaagaaaaaatgacacatgtcaacaccacaaatttttagtattttaaataattattaatcaataataattaattaaataaataaatatagacacatgtcaataattagaattagaatgACACATGCCAGCACCACAAAAAAACaggatttttaaataattaaaattattaattacatgtaataggattaaataataaactcaacttttttgtaattatcttaaattcgaacttaaaatattaaatttatttattagagaattacttaaaattaacgtgatataatcattttataattttcaaaatttatataagataataactaaaaaatttaactatctaaatcttaaatacaaaaaataaacattgcAGAACATGAGtgtgattattaattttaatattttttttaaaaaaaaaacaaaacaaataactGCTCCACGTTAGTCAGTGGATAATTTTAAGGAACAATTCAATTAGTGGATAATTTCTaggaataatttcaaatttaaaattattataaaaataaaattacaaacttaactaataataataataataataataataataataataataataataatagtaataataataataataatattaatattttttcagaaatgttCCAAATGACAGTCACACATAAAATTCTTTTCCCGgtatcattttttctatttttatttaaaaaaataaatttcggCAACGGTTTTAAATCATAAAATCTAAATGTGTTTTCagttttgaaaggaaaataaataaataaacgtGGGTTGTTAACCTTTTTAAGAATTGTGACAGTTATCTAATTTTACActtcttaaattaaaaaaaaataaactaaaaaaaagtgtAGTTGTTAAGCATCTCAAGACCTTTTTGTTTGATCAAAACAATATTAGAAAAATTTCATAGATacattatatcatatatatttaactattagaaaaaaaaaatattttaaagttttttagtatgtgtatttttaaaaataatagcaGATTTACATAccgttttaaaatataattaaaaaattaagttgattGATAAAACCgcataactttaaaatatatattttttaaaaactgtCAAATGAACTTTTactaaacaaaaagagaaaaataagggaaacaaattaaccTCCACTTCAAGCATTAAAATCCTCTCACGTTTCTTTATTACCTCTACACTCAAACCCACTTTCAACAAGCACTAATTCTTTCTCCTtctgttctatttttttttttccattaatcaacagggaaagaagaagaagaaatactTTGTGATGCATACATTTACTTTGTTTTCGTTGTCTTTTTGAGGTTCtgtgaatttatttttcatattgaaAAAATCTATGATAGTTCAAATTATGAgttttttgatataatatagTATTATCATGATTATCTATATATGATTAGTTTTCTCTTTAACTATCTTACATTCgatctcttatatatatatatatatatatatatcaaattaagaCACATGATGACACAATTGAGTACAATACTATTGGTCTGATGAAACTAACTGTAAGTTATGcttttttgaaagaattcttTTCACGAAAAACTTACTTTttatattacaaatattttgaaattcaaaaatgttATGTTTTGGATGGTTATCAGTGAATTGAAAATAGGATGTTATTAGCAATGAAGAAGATAAAACAAGGATGTTGATGCCAGGGCCACAAATTCTATGTcaggaaaggaaaaaattaaatattaaatatataataggagaaatatttatataaaataatttagtaaggaaatacttaaattaaaatcagaaaaggaacaaaaaatatattagtaactaagtaatcaacaaaattaatttaaaatctgaaattaaaaattaaaaacaatttaaatctTAAAATCTCTTTAAAGGAGAAGAATACTTATGCACGATGgagttttttaaaacataattcatattcaattaacaaagttaatttataatctgaaatttgaaatattttaaatctgaaaatattttcattttaaacaataaaaaaagaagaagataactttaatcttttttttttttgaaaaaaaaatctgcccacgttttaaaaaataagacgAATCTCTTCTTCTTATCCtcctatatatttttgtatctattgtttttaattttttatcgacttttaataattatattatatcatcAGATTTTTGCTCGATGttgagataaagaaaaaataggagTAAGTGGCCCATGAAAGTGAAAAACATCCTTTAAGTTTATGTATCGTGGTGAAATTTTTTAgagaattagaaaaataaatgtaagTTTTGATGCATTTGATATTTGGTATATTAGAAAGACAAAGtataatgaatattttatttaagttgaatatctgaataaaataagtataataCTTTTAATTATGATCCGTTAGCATCTCTGAAATAGTTGAAGTtggtacaaaaaataataatttgcatCAATTTGGCCAAGAATgacattcatatttatttatttatttattcagtttTCTGAGTGAAAGTTGGGAGgtttaaataaaaagatttgtcaattaaatttgtgtttttttaagaGTAGTATACTAATATactatcattaaaataaaaaattaaatattaattaaaaatctaCATGCATCACAAAAAAACCACTGCCATTTTTAGGATAAAATTAGTTGTCATTGTAATTTTAAGTTATTGGTATTATTAAGTGCATAATacattttattagttatttttaagtataaaattatCACATTTTAAATTATCCGCACAACGCGCGAGCACGTATACTagttataataaagcttaaatcaaaatcaaattaatactaatacaaaaagaaaatcaattcaacactaagaatgacaatcaaataaaaaagtcCACCCCAACCCTAGAAGTCAAATCTGAAATATTATGTTCACTCATAAAAAATGAACTCACACGTCGAATTTCAGCTAACTTGGGTACGGTATTTTTACCTGTGGTTGTGAGTGAAACAATGCTGTAAATTTGACTTGTATTTTTCGTCATCCCACTCCAGGCGGTTCCACCATTCTGAATTTCCTCTTATTTCCTTGATTTTGTTGGAGGTTTGAATAGAGAGAGGCAACTTCCTTATTCCATTGCATCCGATCACCTTAAGTTCCTCCAGGTGTTCCCACATACTCTCTGGCTCCTAAAACGTTCCTAATGGGGTTAAACGAACCAAGCATAACTTTCGGACTCTTGGAATTTCTGAGCTAACGAATGTCGTCTGACTTGAGCCGAATTGTGCCAGTAACTCTGTCAGATGATTACAATGGGAAAGTGTAATTTCTTCCAAGTGCCTGGGTACAGAAAAAGCTCCACCAACATTAAAAAGACATGTTAAACTTGAACAAAAGAGTATATCCAGTTTGCGTAATTTAGAAAATCTTAGACCCAGAAAATGACCGAAATCAGAAACACTCTTTAAATGATCTACAGAATAGAAGCTGAGAATTTCCAGATTTGGCAAAGGATCATCAAACTGTCCACTTCCTTCTTCCGATGGTCCAAAATCACAAGAGCAGTGCTTTATGTATAGTGATTTTAATCCATCAAAACTGTTGTTCCGAATGAACTCCGTGAGACCCATGCATTCTTCCAAGTACAAATCTGAAGCAAACTGCAACATGCTTGAGAGCCAGACTTTGTTATTGGAAATGTCAAAACCTAAGAGGCGTATCTCCCTTGTTGACTTGTTGAATGGTACCTCATGATGAGTTGTAGTATTCTGAACTGTAATCTGAAATCTTTTCAATCTTTTCATCCAGGTGTGGtcacttttcaaaattgaaattgaCGAGCTATCCAAGTAAATCAAAAGTGATGTCAGATTGGGTAGACGTGATATCTCATCAAAAGAAGTTGCTCCAACAACACCCCTATGTCTTATGGGTAGATGTAACACTTCAAGCCTTTGCAACTCGTGGAAAACCCCCAGGTCGATGCTCTCCATAAACTCACCTAAAGCCATATTTAATAGCCTCAGATTTGTCAACTTGTCCATTCCTTCCGGCAGACAACATAACTCTGTACTATCACAATCGAGCAACTGCAAATTGCAAAGATTACCAATAGCTggtaactctttcaactcataGCAGTATTTTAGTATTAGAGCACGTAGTTGACCTAAATTATTGACGGAAGAAGGCAGTACTGTAATTCTAGTATAACTCAGGTTCAGAACTCTTAGAACTGGAAATGACAAAAAGAATTTATCGGGAATTTTCGAAAGGGATTTATTGTCTTGCAAAAGTAAAGATGTTGTCTTTGGGCATTCCGGGCAGTTAACAGGTAGACGCCAAATTCCTTGGGTTATGAAAGATAATCTCTTGCCAGAAGGTGACACTACTTCAACATTTGAAATCTTAATTAACTTAATTCCAGCTTGAATAACAGAACTGTGTTCATCCCCAAAGGTATTATCTATCCATTTAGCAACATCACGAACCACATCATGCATCTTCACACAATCCTTCTCATGGGCTTCTTCTAGTAAGCACACATTTTTTAGATACTCGATAACTGCGATTCCCCTGTTGTAAGCTTTTTCATATGTGTCATGTTCACCAAGGAACCCCTCTGCCCACCAGCAATGTATGAGATCATCAGTTGGAATAGACGCTGGATATAAGGAGCAATACAAGAAACAACTTTGAATGTCACTTCTATTGCCTCTTTGCTCTAAAGAATCAACACTCCATTTGATGACCTGGTAAACCTTATCTCTTACATATGTGGCATTAGGTTCAGACTTTCTAAGTGATTCCAAAGCATCTTCCCATTGCTCGGCCATGTTCTTCCCTCTCAGAGATGCTCCAATAACAGTGACTGCTAAAGGTAAACCATCACACTCTCTTGCAATTTCCATTGCCAATGGCTGAATATCCTTCCGATTGGCAACATCTCCCACATTTTTGATAAACAGAGCCCAAGATTCATTCTCATCCAATGTGTAAACCTTCATTTCGGTGTCAATTTTCATTTGGTTACAAACATCCAAAAAACGAGAAGTTATAATAACCTTGCTTCCTGCGTGATCTTTTGGTTGGGGCACACCTACCTTATCCAAATCTATAGCTTCCCAAACATCATCTAGTATCACAAGGAAACTCTTTTTCTGCTTAATTAGCCTTTGATAGATTTTGCTGGCATTGCTTTCTTCACTTCCCTGATCAGTATCTACCTCTAGGCTTAATCTTTTGGCAATTTGTGCTTGAACCTTTCTTATGTCTATTGGCGTATTGGCGTATTGGCAATTTGTGCTTGAACCTTTCTTATGTCTATTTGTGTTTCGGGTTTGGGTACTGTAACCCATATCACAACACCAAAAGACAGTTTAGACCTAATTGACACGTCAATCTGTTTAAGCTCATTGTTCAAATTCTTCACCAAAGTAGTTTTCCCAATTCCTCCTGCACCCCACACTCCGATGATGCCAACCTGACATACCCAAAAGAATAATTAACCCACAAGTGAAACATGCAACAATGGTTTGTATTATACAAGAAATTAGAGAACGAATGATTGTAGGAGGCTTTGTTTCAACAATTGTCAAATTAAAAGATTAATTTACACTTAtttataataggaaaaaatataaaaaataatatcttatagagaaaatttattttaaatatctattctaaaatatttttaactaaaattttattttattaaattaaaatgtacatattcaaattttcaatcaatattatacctaaatgaatagaaaaataaattaaatgtaacatccgacaatttaaaaatgaatatgaagaagcttgaaattggaaagtagtcatttttttggaaaaatttagaatctggaaatttggtttagtatgggaaaaagtgagtttttggccaactgtgagcagtcataactcctaactcaggatgagttaggagtagttccagttatggttgtgaatcttgtggaacgatctttccaacgccaccgattttgctcgatttcgagttcgtatgagggagttatgccctttagaagttgggcagttggaagggaaatccgtccggaaatttaagggcattttggtcttttcacaaattatttcttttgaggttacattgtgtgttaggctgattttggatcattttttcatcccattttaaaagagaaagagttagggttcttaagggtgaagaagagaagaagaagagaagaagaggagaaaggagatcaacaagtttccgtcgtggattatcgtcgggggtgatccctaataggtatgtgagttctttgtgtgggttgatgctttcccccacacaccaagctcattttatgatttgagaaaagattggaattgttgttgaagttgttgaagttgttagttgttgttgatgttgttggttgtgttgtggaagttattgttcgttgtgagacatgattgggttgtgtatttgagttgaaatctactgtatgttgagggaattatgattctaagagttatgaccatttgaagttgattcaccatcaaattttcaGCAAATTTCGGCTATTGATTCCCATCTACGGgcgtgacctacggaccgtagatcgattgacggtccgtactggtcaaccgtcaattgGGACAGAAGCTGGGctttttggggcatcgatctacgggcacgacctacgatccgtaacctgacctacggaccgtgagtccgggccgtaggtcaacacTTCGTCATTTTTTTAACTGAATTCTGGGGAAGTTTCTAACGCGATCTACGGACCTGCAagacggaccgtaagtccatctacggtccgtcgatggcgtcCGTAAATGTCATCTGTGTCACCAGAAATTTgaagtctcagccaagtttcccccattcttttctcactttctcatgcatgttctcaagtattatacctatgttgtatagttgtttccgacactTCAAAGTACGTCTAAGCattcaagaatccctccataacatgtgatcgaacaccttgaattcataattccgtttcaaggaaagatagtttccaagtcaagtgaagttagaagtcaagtaaAAGAGTATAGATTTTCAAGCTAAgtaagagtctcaagtttcaagtcgagtaagagtctcagtttcaagttaagtcaagagtttaaagttgagttcatttttaaaaaggctattagggaactaagtattcccaaaggagtttataaatgttgttacatttgagtaagaggggaaccatgttttttttccaaaagagcctttggactaagttttgagtaattatctcaactaaagaaaaatgtgtttaaagacaattatgagccaaagtatttttgggagtagtattgagcaccgaattggggacacgagttct
This genomic stretch from Solanum stenotomum isolate F172 chromosome 10, ASM1918654v1, whole genome shotgun sequence harbors:
- the LOC125841692 gene encoding nudix hydrolase 8-like, which produces MSKKIIDIFIATLGKRYCGLSVNQLVSKFDDKLSTLYFNTVDDPNLNCQASFLYRVFAPNQKMQHNLNVCKFSLLTSGLLTKASYSSTSYDATRSVSKKNFLEDTFSYKINGTNHTSLYFRDKWLLDASDDEYGGVLVNADRLPSDPDKFTFVLRASLSHWKVKGKKGVWLKLPLEKCDLVPVAVKEGFQYHHAERGYVMMTYWIPEEPCMLPSNASHQVGVGGFVINDKNEVLVVQEKHFTPALSGLWKIPTGFIHESEEIFTGIVREVQEETGIDTEFVEVMAFRHVHDVAFQKSDLFFVCLLRPLLKQIMIDDLEIQDAKWMPLVEFVEQPLIQEDDMFKKIIDIFIARLGKRYCGLSVHQLVSKFDDKLSTLYFNTVDDPNLNCQAS
- the LOC125841693 gene encoding disease resistance protein At4g27190-like encodes the protein MDILANVISGYIVEVGKFVCKCIYPDIENTVHFSSNVENLTKEMKTLTKLRDDIKEKVEIAEGEGYKPKAEVIKWIEDVRELENEWVTMQQNIAAAKTLIYRCCLNCSLRSEVWTQAQNSIQVKLCSLKNGGESFGSNLMEENYRMEKAEHLPGPSIKDQPAARKNLDKILEHLENDEVGIIGVWGAGGIGKTTLVKNLNNELKQIDVSIRSKLSFGVVIWVTVPKPETQIDIRKVQAQIAKRLSLEVDTDQGSEESNASKIYQRLIKQKKSFLVILDDVWEAIDLDKVGVPQPKDHAGSKVIITSRFLDVCNQMKIDTEMKVYTLDENESWALFIKNVGDVANRKDIQPLAMEIARECDGLPLAVTVIGASLRGKNMAEQWEDALESLRKSEPNATYVRDKVYQVIKWSVDSLEQRGNRSDIQSCFLYCSLYPASIPTDDLIHCWWAEGFLGEHDTYEKAYNRGIAVIEYLKNVCLLEEAHEKDCVKMHDVVRDVAKWIDNTFGDEHSSVIQAGIKLIKISNVEVVSPSGKRLSFITQGIWRLPVNCPECPKTTSLLLQDNKSLSKIPDKFFLSFPVLRVLNLSYTRITVLPSSVNNLGQLRALILKYCYELKELPAIGNLCNLQLLDCDSTELCCLPEGMDKLTNLRLLNMALGEFMESIDLGVFHELQRLEVLHLPIRHRGVVGATSFDEISRLPNLTSLLIYLDSSSISILKSDHTWMKRLKRFQITVQNTTTHHEVPFNKSTREIRLLGFDISNNKVWLSSMLQFASDLYLEECMGLTEFIRNNSFDGLKSLYIKHCSCDFGPSEEGSGQFDDPLPNLEILSFYSVDHLKSVSDFGHFLGLRFSKLRKLDILFCSSLTCLFNVGGAFSVPRHLEEITLSHCNHLTELLAQFGSSQTTFVSSEIPRVRKLCLVRLTPLGTF